The Candida albicans SC5314 chromosome 5, complete sequence genome includes a region encoding these proteins:
- a CDS encoding uncharacterized protein (Predicted COP9 signalosome complex subunit 12; flow model biofilm induced), with protein sequence MTRKRKVEKKILHINTEYSNSSYHTNHLFVIMSELVNYIHEFGTALKEENPSDFIKCITISPTITIANTRKEFPEPNDVDLFHIPEKFRPVLKCHIQLMKAVYNEKSLDKAFDVLNQLILNLIMASDFLTNWINRPLIKSLSELVAIYKTKESRNPEDLDSFIEDDADAFGGTTQSQKSCLESLVITFRKACQLSLGDKNLDSELTKRNDVYYFLANFVKYCFKLGKLDLAKSVIKAVKNISNRLPALDSTVKTKKYGVIYLYYQALMALDDGDYIESEENLEYAMKLMDDYQDLKSNQLGQILLVLIPLKLHNHGQFPSKKIWLKYPVLRSLYRDNFLKAILEGNIARFNQSSEKFQIILLKKHLYVLIEMLRPLVHLQLIKKTYRLIMELNSDSKSKHLVPISAFQLALEYSTFNKDYECDFNFAGDHLYAISKSETECILGYLISKGRIRAYLSTLKEGYVVFAKTDTFPKPQ encoded by the coding sequence ATGACAAGAAAACGCAaagtagaaaaaaaaatccttCACATTAACACTGAGTATTCAAACTCATCTTACCACACTAATCATCTATTCGTTATAATGAGTGAATTGGTCAACTATATACACGAGTTTGGGACTGcattaaaagaagaaaaccCCAGTGATTTTATAAAATGTATAACTATCAGTCCTACAATTACAATAGCTAATACTCGTAAAGAGTTCCCAGAACCaaatgatgttgatttgtTTCATATTCCAGAAAAGTTTAGACCGGTTTTAAAATGtcatattcaattaatgaaagcagtttataatgaaaaatcacTCGATAAGGCATTCGATGTACTAAACCagttgattttaaatttgataatggCCAGTGATTTTCTAACCAATTGGATAAATCGTCCATTAATCAAAAGTCTTAGTGAATTAGTCGCCATTTataaaaccaaagaaaGCAGAAACCCAGAAGACTTGGACTCATTTATTGAGGATGATGCCGATGCTTTTGGTGGGACTACACAATCTCAAAAGAGTTGTTTGGAATCTTTAGTAATAACCTTCAGAAAAGCTTGTCAATTATCTCTTGGAGATAAAAATTTAGATTCGGAATTGACTAAACGAAATGATgtctattattttttagCAAATTTTGTGAAATATTGCTTTAAGTTGGGTAAATTGGATTTGGCTAAATCGGTTATTAAAGCTGTGAAAAATATCAGTAATAGATTACCAGCACTTGATAGTACAgtgaaaaccaaaaaatatggtgttatttatttatattaccAAGCTTTGATGGCATTAGATGATGGTGATTATATTGAGAGTGAAGAGAATCTCGAGTATgcaatgaaattaatggaTGACTATCAAGATTTAAAAAGTAATCAACTTGGTCAAATTTTGTTAGTGTTAATCCCCTTAAAGTTACATAATCATGGCCAATTCCCACTGAAAAAGATCTGGTTAAAATACCCGGTTTTAAGATCTTTATATCGTGACAACTTTTTGAAAGCTATATTGGAAGGTAACATTGCCAGGTTCAATCAATCTTCAGAGAAGTTTCAAATcatattattgaaaaaacatTTATATGTTCTAATAGAAATGTTGAGGCCTTTGGTACATTTGCAGTTGATTAAAAAAACGTATCGTTTGATTATGGAATTGAACTCtgattcaaaatcaaaacactTGGTTCCTATTAGTGCATTCCAATTAGCATTAGAGTACTCAACTTTCAATAAAGACTATGAAtgtgatttcaattttgctGGAGACCATTTATATGCTATCAGTAAGAGTGAAACTGAGTGTATTTTGGGGTATTTAATATCAAAGGGAAGAATAAGGGCATACCTTAGTACTCTTAAGGAGGGATATGTTGTATTTGCCAAAACAGATACTTTTCCTAAACCACAGTGA
- the GRR1 gene encoding SCF ubiquitin ligase complex subunit (F-box protein component of the SCF ubiquitin-ligase complex required for cell cycle progression; involved in negative control of pseudohyphal growth; Spider biofilm induced), protein MSSPTSLDDLSNMPETGNTIKTLHELKQESSPDSNNEMNIDGEMSNDNSNHSNSNHKMHTYDGDFVMDNEYNDYEELRKSLVNKRRLSSIKRPHGPFLDHNNQIDKRSLLRLPTEILLQIFHYLERRDWYSLLTTCSEIADLIIEMLWFRPHMQNDSAFKKIKEVMEINKSVTHWDYRQFIKRLNLSFMTKLVDDELLSLFIGCPRLERLTLVNCAKLTRYPITQVLNGCERLQSIDLTGVTDIHDDIINALANNCPRLQGLYAPGCGNVSEEAIIKLLRSCPMLKRVKFNSSTNITDESILVMYENCKSLVEIDLHGCENVTDKYLKSIFLDLTQLREFRISNAPGITDKLFESIPEGHILEKLRIIDITGCNAITDRLVEKLVSCAPRLRNVVLSKCMQITDASLRALSQLGRSLHYIHLGHCGLITDYGVAALVRYCHRIQYIDLACCSQLTDWTLVELANLPKLRRIGLVKCSMITDLGILELVRRRGEQDCLERVHLSYCTNLTIGPIYLLLKNCPKLTHLSLTGISSFLRREITQYCREPPSDFNEHQKSLFCVFSGHGVNQLRNYLNQVVEERTYQIDQGDIHTLFNERRRRFLNGDIDMDEEEMNIWERRRGLGVTADLGHPDMAEINREIFRELNEGNMGPDEMREHFQRLIRNHHQQRLLEHQNRLNQQLVQQRQQQQQQEPQLEQENLQNRGQIETQAPDQLPNEGQLRLQPPLQQQRAQNTIINNPQNAPQIEQPAVFPNGENQTLPLVLNEDEDVDMEPVDLFPRNT, encoded by the coding sequence ATGAGTTCACCTACCAGTCTAGACGACTTGTCTAACATGCCTGAGACAGGAAACACAATTAAGACACTACACGAGTTGAAACAAGAATCGTCACCAGATAGCAACAACGAAATGAATATCGATGGTGAAATGAGCAACGACAACAGTAACCATAGCAATAGCAACCACAAAATGCACACATATGATGGTGATTTTGTTATGGATAATGAATATAATGATTACGAAGAGTTAAGAAAGTCCCTAGTCAACAAAAGAAGGTTATCAAGCATTAAACGCCCTCACGGTCCATTTTTGGATCACAACAACCAAATCGATAAGCGTTCTCTTTTGAGATTACCAACAgaaatattattacaaaTATTTCACTATTTAGAGAGAAGAGACTGGTATTCTTTATTAACAACATGCTCCGAAATCGCTGATTTGATCATTGAAATGTTATGGTTCCGTCCTCATATGCAGAATGATTCTGCATTCAAGAAGATAAAAGAAGTTATggaaataaacaaatcagTTACTCATTGGGATTATCGCCAATTTATCAAGAGATTGAATTTGTCATTTATGACCAAATTAGTAGATGACGAGTTGCTAAGTTTGTTTATAGGATGTCCTAGATTAGAAAGGTTGACTTTAGTCAATTGTGCTAAGCTTACGCGGTATCCCATCACTCAAGTATTAAATGGCTGTGAAAGGTTACAGTCGATTGATTTAACTGGTGTGACTGATATACatgatgatattattaatgcATTGGCCAACAACTGTCCGCGATTGCAAGGATTATACGCCCCGGGCTGTGGCAACGTTTCCGAAGAAGCTATAATAAAGCTATTGAGATCATGTCCAATGCTTAAACGTGtcaaatttaattcaaGCACTAATATTACCGATGAAAGTATATTGGTAATGTATGAGAATTGTAAATCATtagttgaaattgatttacaTGGGTGTGAAAATGTCACCGACAAGTATTTGAAAAGCATATTTTTAGACTTGACACAACTAAGGGAGTTTAGAATTAGTAATGCCCCAGGAATCACCgacaaattatttgaatctATTCCAGAAGGACacattttggaaaaattgagAATCATTGATATAACGGGTTGCAATGCCATTACTGATAGATTGGTAGAAAAGCTTGTTTCCTGTGCTCCAAGATTGAGAAATGTCGTCTTGTCGAAATGTATGCAGATAACAGATGCATCGTTAAGGGCATTGAGTCAATTGGGAAGAAGTTTGCATTATATCCATTTGGGCCATTGTGGGTTGATTACTGATTACGGAGTAGCAGCTTTAGTGAGATACTGCCATAGAATACAATACATTGATTTAGCATGCTGTTCACAGTTGACAGATTGGACACTAGTTGAATTAGCAAACTTGCCGAAATTGCGGAGAATCGGATTGGTCAAATGTTCCATGATTACAGATTTGGGAATTTTAGAGCTAGTTAGACGTCGTGGTGAACAGGATTGTCTTGAAAGGGTACATCTTTCATACTGTACGAACCTTACTATTGGACCAATTTATTTgctattgaaaaattgtcCAAAATTAACACATTTGTCACTTACTGGTAtatcttcatttttaagAAGAGAAATAACACAGTATTGTCGTGAACCACCTTCAGATTTTAACGAACACCAGAAATCTTTGTTTTGTGTTTTCAGTGGGCACGGTGTTAACCAATTGCGtaattatttgaatcaagttgttgaagaaagaacATATCAAATTGACCAAGGTGATATTCACACTTTGTTCAATGAACGTAGAAGGAGATTTTTGAATGGAGATATTGATAtggatgaagaagaaatgaatATTTGGGAACGAAGACGTGGATTAGGTGTCACTGCAGATTTAGGGCATCCTGATATGGCAGAAATAAATCGTGAAATATTCAGAGAGCTTAACGAAGGCAACATGGGTCCTGATGAAATGAGAGAGCACTTCCAAAGACTAATCAGGAATCACCATCAACAGAGATTACTAGAGCATCAAAATAGAttgaatcaacaattgGTGCAGCAACgccaacaacagcaacagcaagaACCACAGCTAGAGCaagaaaatttacaaaatcgTGGTCAAATTGAAACCCAAGCTCCAGATCAACTTCCAAATGAAGGCCAGTTGCGATTACAACCACctctacaacaacaaagagcACAGAatactattattaataaCCCACAGAATGCACCCCAAATAGAACAGCCAGCAGTATTTCCGAATGGAGAAAACCAAACACTACCTTTAGTTCTAAATGAAGACGAAGATGTCGATATGGAACCAGTCGATTTATTTCCTAGAAATACTTGA
- a CDS encoding membrane insertase (Ortholog(s) have membrane insertase activity, role in protein insertion into mitochondrial membrane from inner side, respiratory chain complex IV assembly and integral component of mitochondrial inner membrane localization), whose amino-acid sequence MTSSFQTVHEFSGLPWWALIPLTTFTLRSVWTLPLAILQRKRIQKQSQLRPLVSAMNPILKLNLARRVQQAKKKLENNSNTKEDITSIQASSTLSNMKYEQILLLSAKEARKRQKELFAKNGVQLWKNFILPAFQVPLWIMMSITMRDLSGWSSWDNTHNKALDPSLYEEGILWFQDLSIADPMHVFPVILGITALCNIEWTLKTLELSRLTKKLKFRPTLTDAFGNLTKMSIVFMMAISLHAPAALTIYWISSQLYSLLQNVMMDLMLPISFTPKKRINYAKIKNDNAVNVIN is encoded by the coding sequence ATGACTTCATCATTCCAAACAGTACATGAATTCAGTGGTTTACCTTGGTGGGCACTTATACCATTGACAACTTTTACTTTGAGGTCTGTCTGGACTCTACCTTTGGCAATATTACAAAGAAAAcgaattcaaaaacaaagtcAATTACGTCCGCTAGTTAGTGCAATGAATCccatattgaaattaaacttGGCAAGACGAGTTCAACAGGCCAAAAAGAAACTCGAAAATAATTCCAACACCAAAGAAGACATTACTTCAATTCAAGCCAGTTCAACATTGAGCAATATGAAATATgaacaaattttattattgagtGCAAAAGAGGCTCGAAAACGACagaaagaattatttgCTAAGAATGGTGTACAActttggaaaaattttattctaCCTGCATTTCAAGTCCCATTATGGATAATGATGTCAATAACCATGAGAGATTTAAGTGGATGGTCATCTTGGGATAATACTCATAATAAAGCATTGGATCCGAGTTTATATGAAGAAGGTATACTTTGGTTTCaagatttatcaattgcCGATCCCATGCATGTTTTCCCAGTGATTTTAGGTATTACGGCATTATGCAATATAGAATGGACTTTAAAGACATTAGAACTACTGCGGTTGACTAAGAAATTGAAGTTTCGTCCAACTTTGACAGATGCGTTTGGAAATTTAACTAAAATGTCGATTGTATTTATGATGGCAATATCTTTACATGCTCCTGCTGCGTTGACTATATATTGGATAAGTTCTCAGCTTTATTCTTTATTGCAAAATGTCATGATGGATTTGATGTTGCCAATTAGTTTTACACCAAAGAAGAGAATCAATTATgccaaaataaaaaacgACAATGCAGTAAATGTTATTAATTGA
- the RPL43A gene encoding 60S ribosomal protein eL43 (Putative ribosomal protein, large subunit; repressed by human whole blood or PMNs; colony morphology-related gene regulation by Ssn6; Spider biofilm repressed), whose amino-acid sequence MTKRTKKVGITGKFGVRYGSSLRRQTKKLEVQQHAKYDCSFCGKRTVQRGATGIWNCKSCKKTVAGGAYTVSTAAAATVRSTIRRLRELAEA is encoded by the exons AT GACTAAAAGAACAAAGAAGGTAGGAATCACCGGTAAATTTGGTGTCAGATATGGTTCATCATTGAGAAGACAAACCAAGAAATTGGAAGTTCAACAACATGCCAAATACGATTGTTCATTCTGTGGTAAAAGAACTGTTCAAAGAGGTGCTACTGGTATCTGGAACTGTAAATCTTGTAAGAAAACCGTTGCTGGTGGTGCTTACACTGTTTCTACTGCTGCTGCCGCTACTGTCAGATCTACCATTCGTCGTTTGAGAGAATTAGCTGAAGCTTAA